The DNA region GAAGGCTGGCTGCGTTTGTGAGATTCTTTCCATTTTGACCTGTCTTGGAAGGTCTTCATTTCACCTTCATCTATGACTCAGAGCGTCACTGGATAGAGGAGAGTGTTTTGTTTGCATGAAGCTTAATTGCATTCTGCCAGGTAGATACATTCTATTGCTGTTATGTTTTCTGGGATTTTTAACTCAGTAGAAGGATGTatagtatacatatacatgtagtaTACATATAGTATATGTATATGATTTATATGTTTCACACACACATTGAATTTTAGGCTAAGATCTTTAATGACCTTTGGTAAAATCTTGCTTTGTAAGACTCAGTTTCCCTAAGCATCTACATGTTTTCTAAGTGGTAATTCACATTTCATGTCTCCTCATTTGATCACAATATCAATGTAATGGGCTATAACTAGTACTAACAAACTTTGTTGCATGTAAATCTTTAGttccatgtgtgtgcatatgtgagtGCACACACAAGGCCCTGATGTAGGGTCTACTTCTCACTATGCATGAGTTACACAAGCTACCACTGTGGTCACTGGCCTTCCCTCCCTTTTGTTCAGAGCTTTCCCTGCAGGGAACATGCTGTGTGGGCGCTAAGGTGAAGCACAGAGGTCTCTCCTACAGACCTGCTCATGGGCCTTCCCCTAAACCTTCTTGTTTCTGATCATCCAGCCTGGCTCATTCTCAGCCCCTGGCCAGCCAAACAGCTGACGAGCGCTGCCTGTGAGGTCCTGTCTCATACCATCTCTTTCTccacaaagaaaataatcaagcATAGAGTTCCATTCTCCTGCTCATGGACTTCCTCTCACCACATCAGGACCAACTCTGAATGTCTGTGTTACAGCACAAGTCCATCCTCATGGGCCTTTGCAGACCCCCAGGGATGAAGGATTTTCCTTTATAAGCACacaaatacttcttttaaaattgtgttaGTTTCTTTGGCAGACAGCAGGACAGAGGGCTGTcatcctttgattcattcccccaaatgcttgcaatagcctgGCATCTGAGGCCAGGATCCAAACATGCAAtgcaggtctccaacacgggagGACTCcaactgcctgagccatcactgctgcctcctagtatCTGCACCGGTAGAAAGCTGCaatcagagctggagccaggactgcaACCTGCCTGTGGAACACAGACATCTTACTCACTGGGACAGATGTTTTGCCCTGTGATGAAGATACCAGCAGACTTGTAGCGAATTCCCTTCAGTGTGCACATGGACCTTATCCAATCAGGTGAGCATCTTAAGGAGGAGGAATTTTTGCCCCCACATGACTTTTGTACTCAAGACTGCAAGTCCTGGATGTCCAGCTTGCCAGGCCATCCTGCAGATTTTAGATTACCCAAACTCAACAATGACATGGGCTGATGCCTAAACAATAAATCTCCCTCTTCACACACATggtttcaaaacattcatggaaaaaaatagcCTAAAAagttttgagatccatgcatgatttttttcatgatacatattttcacaaacttttagaGTGTATCATCTGTATATATGTTGTATTATAGAAATAACagtattttacatataaataaaaggaaattatcTATACAAGTTACTAATTGAGAGCTCTATGAATAATACACAAATTTGGACATAGCATAAGGCACTTGAAGTCATGAGCCACCCATATCTGCATCCCTGTATCCTTCCAACACCTGGCACATATTCAGTGTTCACAAAGTGtctgaataaatgaatgtttttctctcttgtaaGACCCTCACAACTATATGAGGTAGATTTAACTAACAAAGAACCCTAAAAAGACACTACTGTCAATCACTTACTATACTTTATAGcactgatctttaaaaaaagccttCCACTTTTCTAAAAGGAAAGATGCTATTTCTTCCTTCAAGCCACTCTATTTATGCAAAATTTTTATAGTTGGATCTGTTAAAcggagggaaagaaaaatgtgGTCTCAAAGTCCCAAGTCATCATTTCAGTGCTTTGATCTCCAAACTGGACACAGGACCTCAATCCCAATTCTAACTCACAGGATGCCGATcccaactcacaagaaacaaGCAGCTGTGCCTGAGGCGGGGGACCCTCTGTGAGTGTTAATGGTGTTTGGTATGTGTTAAGTCTTGACCCAATGGAATTGAAACTGCTCAGTAGTTATTGTGTTCCGTGGGAGACATACAAGAAGTTATTACTAGGTATTACAGAATGTTGATGATATAACAACTAAGAATATGTTTGATCAAATCTTTTTCATGGAGTGTGGAAATCCAGGTTCAGAAACAAGAAGTCATTGTCATGTTTTCCCATGCTTTTCTGAATCGTTGGCCTTGTTCTCTTCATTAGAAGTTATTGTTCCCCCACTGTTGGATGTTCCTTCCTTAGATTGTGAGATTGGGAAGAACCGAGTCTATCTTTAACTTCTGGAGCCTAGTACCAAGGCTGTCACAGAGTAAGTACTCCATAGATACTTGCATATGGATGGAGGGGAAAACAGATGAGAAAGACGGAAAGGTCAAGTCCACAGCTTAGAGATTTGGTTTATTTCCAATAAACATGGCGGCAAGCAGCACTTGTGACCCCAAGCCTAGAAATAAGGGGTACTGTGGAACGGGAATCAGCAAGCTTCTTGGGGCTGCTGAGATGGTGAAGGCTCTTCCCTCTTTTTGCGTCTCCTCCTGTATCCATGGAATaaactgagccacagacacaAACAGGCCAGGccttcctctggtgccagatctcATGCCCCAGCTGAAAACACCCACTTGGAAGAACCTTTGAGTTCCTCGGGTAGCACAGATCATGGGTGCTCCACTGTCTCCCTGgaaatgagaaaaggaagaagTACTATCTACAGACAATCAACATTACCTCCAACAGAGGCTGTGATAGAAGGTGGGGGTCCTGGTAGGATCAGTGAGGGGCATCCATTCTGGGGTCTTTCCTGGGAACCTAGGAAGTAGTGGAATATATGGAAGGAGTGTCTGGGCAGGGGCTACATACCCGGCATTTGCCATTGGTGTTCGGTTCCTGCCAGGCACAAAGCATACTCGTGGAGAGCTGTTCTACCCTCTTGATGCATTCCTTCCGGTTAACCTGTATCACCCTTAGCTTTTTCAGGTTCATGTTTAAGCCATTGgagtcacctgggaagtgaggaAATGCGTGTGAGAATGAGCACTGCATTGGTCATGGATAGTTACAGGTTCATGAGTGATCAGAGTGGAAATTTTAAAAGGCTGGTAATGTCCAGCAAATCACAGAATCATGGTGGCAGAAGGGAGATGTACAGGTAACCTAATGTTAACCCCGTACTCAGTCACCTCTGCAGTAGCAGTATGATCTTTCTGCTAAACACGTTTGACTAAGGGAAGTTCGCTGCTTCCAGAAGCCACCCTTGAAAGTCCCAGCCCTGCAATGAGCTTTGTATGTGGCCCTACTATTTCTCCACAGCCATACTCTCTCCCTACAGAGAAGTTCAGAACAACCCAGCCTCTCAACTTGCTCAGTCAAATGGAAATCCAGGAAGAAGACACACCTGGAGGTACCAGCTTATGGGCACGAAATGATCATGATGCTAGATAGCCCTTGACTTTGTCCCTGTCTCACGCCTCCCTCCCTGAGGTTCTCTCTGATAGTTACGCTGCTATCCTGTAGTGAAAGGAATGGAGTCATCAGTGACTGAACTTGGCTCCCCGTTATTTTGAGATGGTGGTCTACATTAGACGCTTTTAACGTCTCAAAACCTATCTTTACTCTCATATTTGAAATTCTCTATCCCAGGATTTTCCTTAGGGTTTTGTATACTTAATTTCATGAAACATAAGCACACAATTGACTTAAGAGAGAAATGACTGCTATTCTACAGATTAGAGGTGAAAAGGAGAACACTAACACTAGTTAGCGTTAACACTAGTGGTTAGGCTAACACTAATGGTCAAGCTGAAGTTCAGAACCGGGTCTTCCCACACCCAAAGCATCAACTTGTCCAGCCCAGGGCAATCTAAATGGAGGCCTCCTGCAGGTGCCCCAGGGAAGACACATACCATACCCATGAACCGATACCCACTCTGCCATCCAACATCGGTCCcagatcctctctttctcttgcaggcagaTAGGCATCTTGAACTTGGTGAAGTTCACCGGTGTGGCAAGCAGGAGCAGGGCAAGGTCACTGTCAAGGTTGGGTGGTTTATAATCATGGTGAATAATGATCTTCTGCACTTGCTTCCTCTCCATATTGACATTGCTGTATGTTCTAGTGCCCATGACCACAGTGATATTCATTAATGCCATTTCTAACCTAGAGAGAATGAGTATAAAGATGCTGATGCTATCAACAGTTACTGTATTTCCCATGCACAGACAAGATCATAGGGTTCACAGCTAAATCCTGGGAAGTTCAGAGTGGGGGATATATTGCAGTGGCCAAGAGAATGAATTAAAGATCAGATTTGTGGGTGTTAATCTCTGAGTCCACAAGCTATCAGTTCAGAGAAACTCCCTCAACCAAAGAAAATGGATTGTATCCATTTGAGGGAGGATGTTGTAAgtcccttggtgacaggaaactTGGCTGTCTTGCCAGCTACTATATCCCCAGCCTTTAGAACAGCAACCTGTAGGAGCTCAATGATTATGTGAACACTTGATGAATCCAAGCTATTACCTCCATATACAGAAGATGGGGAGGAGACATTGGCAGTGATTTTCCAGTATTGCATGTATGACCACAGTGAGCAGCCCACTGTGACTATGATTTGACAAAGAGGAGCAAGTGAGGAAAGAACAGATACTGGGGGCGAGGGAAGCAGGGGAGAGTCTGAAAACAATTGGAACATAGTGAGTATGCTCCAGCCCAGAAATCACATGGATAAGATATACAGTTAATTAAGACAATGCCTCAAACACTCACAAGGTTCTTGCGAAGCAATGTGCAGCTGTCAGAACCCACCAGCGATGTATGATTGAGCCTCCACAGAGGTGTCTCCCAGATGCTTGGATACTCACTTGCCATGGAAATTCACCATTCTGGACTTCCAGCAGTTCTTGAAATGGCAACCATGTTGACTTTAGAAAAGCAGGTCTGTAACCACATTTAACTGGCTCTGAATGAGAATGAAAGCCATTTGTCAcccaggaaaggagagaaatcttcatccCTAGCTCCTGTCATCAGCCCAGCTAAATCCGAGTCAAGAAAAAGTGAGCGGGTCTAGTGGTGCCAGATCTTAGAATCAAACacttgcagggcccggcggcatggcctaacggctaaagtcctcgccttgaaagccccgggatcccatatgggcgccggttctaatcccggcagctccacttcccatccagctccctgcttgtggcctgggaaagcagttgaggacggcccaatgcattgggacactgcacccacgtgggagacctggaagaggttcctggttcccggcttcggattggtgcgcactggcccgttgtggctcacttggggagtgaatcatcggatggaagatcttcctctctgtctctccttctctgtgtatatctggctgtaataaaatgaataaatctttaaaaaaaaaaaaaaaaaaaaagaatcaaacacTTGCAAATCACACTCCCATTCCATGTGTCTCAAAGGAGTTGTACCTGGGGAAATCGGGGAAGAGCCCCATCAGGTGATGCATTATCCTTGAGGGGCAATGGAGAGACAGCAAAACAGACAGGAGTCGTTCAGTAGACAGAAACCATGCAGTGACTTGAACAGGGGAAGTTTAGCATGAAGAATCACAAGCTGTAACAGGACCAACTACAAAGCTCAAAAGGGTTCTAAGCAAGCTTCAGGACCAGGAGAAAGGGTGCTAAGGAGGAGGCAAACTTGTCTAGGAAATACCTTTCCACCTTTGGgatctggaactcactggagaagGTGTATATCAAGCCCAAGGGAGCGCAGTTTGCTAGGTTGTGTTCGGTCCCAGCAGGCACGTGTTGCTAAGCGAGTAGAGAACACACTCTGGGGAGCAGGTGGATAAAGAACTTGGGCGAAGAAACACTCCTCCTGGGTGTAGGTGTTCTAATGGCACCACGCAAGTGCATGGAGGGAGTTTGGGTATTGGGGACCTGCCTACGTCCAGGAGGTGGGAAACCATGTGAGTGTCCAGTACCCTAAGAACATTGTGACAGCTGCAGCTAAAAGGAGGTGTACAGGGTTTGAtcaaatggaaagaaagatgtgACCAAAGGTGGTGATAGCACAGCTTGTCTTTATTGAGGAATGCTCTGACAGATTTGCAGGCAGGAAAGCAGGCCTTTTGGGTGAGACCACCAGCCAGAGGATAAGGCAGAGGGGTGTGAGTGACAGGTGGGGCACATCTAGAAGACAAAGGAACTCCCAGGAGAGGGAGGAATCTGAGAGTGAGCTTACATGCCTAGGTGAGATGTCACTCACCAACAAGGTACGGGCTCTCTGGGGCCAGAGAGTGCCAAGGGCAGCAGAGGTGGGAGGTGCAGATGTTGGGTGCAGTTTCATGTAATGTAGGCAGGCTTGTGGTGACCTCATTTAAACAATTGTGTAGACAGTTGAATCTTGCACCTGCAACTTCAGATTCTGGGCCCTCAGAGAACCTGGGCCAATGTACAGAGGCCAGCTTTTACTCATCTACATATCAGAAGGTCACTAAAAGGGGGAATTCGCTGAAGGAGGTGTGGCTGGACCCAAGTGCCATCTGATGTGCCCCACCACGCACACACTGCAGGCAATCATGCAATAAAAGTCAGACACAGATCCGGCTCCTACTGTAGTGTCTCCCAGAAACTTCTACTGAGGAAGTTTTATGTTGTGCTTGCTGGAAAGAAAGGTTGCTTGTGGAATCCAACTCTATGAGGGTTGTATTTGGAGCTGAAGGGCAATGCAGTGAAGGATTTAATTTCCAGGGAATCCAAAGAAGGCATGTAAGGAATTGGAAGCAGGatagataagcaacaaacaaggTCCCAGTGGCCACCAATATCCAGCAAATATTTGCTACAGAAGCAATCATTAAAAATGATCCACTTAAGGAAAGCGAGAAGCAATAAAAAGGCATTTGACACAAAAATAGTACTTCTTTTAAAGGGAGTAAGAGACGAAACAGCAAGTTTTACTAGGTAAAATTCGAGGAAAATGTTACCCCAAACAAGTAAAAAATCTAAGCAAACACTTTGCTATAAATTATAAGAAAaccttataaataaataacctctatgaaaataaatgataCGTGAGAAACTCAAGAAGGAAATTAGAAGAAAAGCAGGTCgaacatgaaccagcaggtgtcaagctaggaaaagaaaagatgaaaaaatactTTAGACAAgctagggagggagagaaagctataaattagaaaagcaatgaaaattaagtagaaataacaggtttaaaaagaaagattttgggcccagtgtggtagcctagtagctaaagtgcttgccttgcaatcgccaggatcccatttgggtgcggttctaatcccagcagccccacttcccatccagcaatctgcttgtggcctgggaaagcaatcaatgacagcccaaagcctttgcaccttgcacccacgtgggagacccagaagaggctccagactcttagctttggatcggtacagcactggacgttgcgatcacttggggagtgaatcatcagatggaagatcttcctctctatctctcctctctgtatacctgacattctaataaaaataattaaatcttttttaaaaagtagatatttTATGTGAATGTGGTATTTCATTTCTCTAAGACAATTACCTAGATGGAGACTGCAAGGTCTTATGGTAAATGCATCGCCAACTCTATAAAACTGCTTAGTTGTCTCCTCCATGGCCTACCCCGAGTTACTGGGGCTGGAGaagattaaagccaggagcctagaactcaatccaggcactAAAGCCTTCACCTACTGCCCTGCCAGAGtacgtattagcagggagctggagtcagaagcggAGCCAGGACTTACACTCAGCCAATCTGATACATGATGAGGGTGTCCCAAgcgcatcttaaccactgcaccaaacacctgccccaggggTGCTATTTCTCATCCCATCTCTTGACCCTTTACATTCTTAGGATTTCTAAATTGCACAGTACTGTACTTAAAATAGTAGACTTGAAGTTTTTTGCTCCTTTCCCTCACCTCCACTCTTGATTTGTTCCTCTTCTCCCTGCTCTCTCTTGTCACTGCTTTCCCCTCCAGCTTGTCATGCCAGTGTATCCCAGTAccccatagacacacacacaccagctttaTAGATAGTCTAGTGGGAACGTGCTGCAATACTTCAACACAGCTTTAGAGACGGTTTTGGGTAGTTTGCATTCTGGTTACACATCTCCATTCAATGTTACACATTGAAATTAAGAAGCAGGGCTTGgtgtgatagtgtaatggttaaggtcctcgccttgaacgtgctggaatcccagatggacgccggttctaatcctggcagctccacttcccatccagctccctgcttgtggcctgggaaagcagtcgaggatggcccaaagtcttgggaccctgcacccgtgtgggagacccggaaggaagttcctggctcctggcttcggattggcacagcaccggccattgcggcacttggggagtgaatcattggacagaagatcttcctctctatctctcctcctctctgtatatctgcctttccaataaaataaataaatctcttttaaaaaaaaaagaaattaagaagcaGGCATAACTTCTTGCTCTCTCTACCATAAAAAGTCAACTGCTTCTTCTCAAATTGGTAGATTTAAAATGAATCCAGCTTTCAGAGGGCAGTGAGGGAGTGTGCGGACGCCTCTTGCAGCAGAAGGAACTGTCTTAATCCCCTCCTCCATTTCACGTGGTAACAATAAAGGCCGTTCATActtgcaaaaaaaacaaaatgaatccagAGAGTGTATTCAATTCTCAGAGACTGCCATC from Ochotona princeps isolate mOchPri1 chromosome 11, mOchPri1.hap1, whole genome shotgun sequence includes:
- the PRSS51 gene encoding serine protease-like protein 51 isoform X3 — translated: MVNFHGKLEMALMNITVVMGTRTYSNVNMERKQVQKIIIHHDYKPPNLDSDLALLLLATPVNFTKFKMPICLQEKERIWDRCWMAEWVSVHGYGDSNGLNMNLKKLRVIQVNRKECIKRVEQLSTSMLCAWQEPNTNGKCRGDSGAPMICATRGTQRFFQVGVFSWGMRSGTRGRPGLFVSVAQFIPWIQEETQKEGRAFTISAAPRSLLIPVPQYPLFLGLGSQVLLAAMFIGNKPNL
- the PRSS51 gene encoding serine protease-like protein 51 isoform X1; this translates as MLWLLIPLLVALKGHAQDNPEPVKCGYRPAFLKSTWLPFQELLEVQNGEFPWQVSIQASGRHLCGGSIIHRWWVLTAAHCFARTLLEMALMNITVVMGTRTYSNVNMERKQVQKIIIHHDYKPPNLDSDLALLLLATPVNFTKFKMPICLQEKERIWDRCWMAEWVSVHGYGDSNGLNMNLKKLRVIQVNRKECIKRVEQLSTSMLCAWQEPNTNGKCRGDSGAPMICATRGTQRFFQVGVFSWGMRSGTRGRPGLFVSVAQFIPWIQEETQKEGRAFTISAAPRSLLIPVPQYPLFLGLGSQVLLAAMFIGNKPNL
- the PRSS51 gene encoding serine protease-like protein 51 isoform X4; the protein is MALMNITVVMGTRTYSNVNMERKQVQKIIIHHDYKPPNLDSDLALLLLATPVNFTKFKMPICLQEKERIWDRCWMAEWVSVHGYGDSNGLNMNLKKLRVIQVNRKECIKRVEQLSTSMLCAWQEPNTNGKCRGDSGAPMICATRGTQRFFQVGVFSWGMRSGTRGRPGLFVSVAQFIPWIQEETQKEGRAFTISAAPRSLLIPVPQYPLFLGLGSQVLLAAMFIGNKPNL
- the PRSS51 gene encoding serine protease-like protein 51 isoform X2; this translates as MWLQTCFSKVNMVAISRTAGSPEWLEMALMNITVVMGTRTYSNVNMERKQVQKIIIHHDYKPPNLDSDLALLLLATPVNFTKFKMPICLQEKERIWDRCWMAEWVSVHGYGDSNGLNMNLKKLRVIQVNRKECIKRVEQLSTSMLCAWQEPNTNGKCRGDSGAPMICATRGTQRFFQVGVFSWGMRSGTRGRPGLFVSVAQFIPWIQEETQKEGRAFTISAAPRSLLIPVPQYPLFLGLGSQVLLAAMFIGNKPNL